A segment of the Filifactor alocis ATCC 35896 genome:
AAGCGAATGGAATAAATTAAATCTTTTTACCGGTTGGATGGATGTGGATTTGTCCGAAAACGGTCACCAAGAAGCAATCGAGGCAGGTCAACTTCTAAAAGAAGAAGGATTCCGTTTTGATGTATGCTACACTTCCTATCTGAAGCGTGCCATTCATACGGCAAACCACATATTACAAGAATTAGATGAAGAATGGATTCCTGTTCACAAATCTTGGAAATTGAACGAGCGTCACTACGGAAAATTGCAAGGCTTAAATAAGGCAGAAACAACCGAAAAATATGGAAAAGAAAAGGTGCTTGAATGGAGAAGATCCTATGACATCAGACCGCCTTACCTCACAGAAGAAGACGAAAAAAATCCTGCAAATCAAGTTCCTTACAAAAATGTAAACAAAGACGAGCTTCCGTTGGCAGAATGCCTGAAAGACTGCGTTGCTCGTGTGATTCCATACTATAAAGAAACAGTCAAAAAAGATATGACAGACGGAAAACAGGTAATTGTTGTTGCACACGGCAACTCCCTTCGTTCTCTTGTAAAATATTTGGACAATGTATCCGATGAAGAAATCGTAGGAATCAATATTCCGACAGGAATCCCTCTTGTGTATGAATTGGACAAAGATTTCAAACCGATCAAACATTACTACCTTGGCGATCCTGCAGAAGTAGAAGCAAAAATGAACGCTGTCAAAAATCAGGCAAATGTCAAAAAATAAAAGATGATATCGAAATAAACAACCATCGGCACAGTCGATGGTTTTCTTATACAAAAAACTAACGCTGAGTTTTTTGTCCAAGTTTAGGGAAGATGAGTATTTTATACCAATACTGAAACTCAATAGAATCATTTCATTATTTCCTGAAAAATGAAGTATTTCAGATACTTGAAAAAGTTATGGACAGACTCTTTGAAAGTGTAAATAAACTGATTGATGAAACAATCATAGAGTATACCTTGTATAGATTGTATTGGCTCAATCGTTTAATGGGATTTTAGTATTAAAATGTAAACATAGTGTATGATTATAAATAAATAGAATAAAATAGAACAGAATTAAAAAAAGCAGATTTTTGTGATAACTTTATACTGATATCTAATTAAAACCAAATACTCCCATTTCTGCGAGTAATGCTTTTGATCCTACTTTTCCCTACATTATATCGCATATAATTTGTAATCCGTTATGTTTTAGTATCATTAATCCCTAAATTATTTCAAATCTCACTTTGCTTCTTTTCTTCCCCTTACTTCAGAGTAATACTTTCATCCAAACTTCTTAATACCGGTTCCATAAAAAATTCAATAATCCTTCGTTTCCCTGTTTTAATTTCGGCAACTACCGCCATTCCCGGACTCAGTTTCACTTCTTCTCCTTCTACTTTTAATGCTGTTTTTTTCATTTGTATACTAATTTTGTAAACAAGTCCCATTTTTTCATCTTCATAAGCATCCGGACTTACTTTGGTAATAATTCCGTCTATTGTTCCATATTTTTGATAAGAGAAAGCATCCAGTTTCACCCGTACTTCTTGACCTTGCCTTACAAAACCTATATCCTTGTTGTTTAAATATGCTTCTATCACAAGTGGTGTGTTTTCAGGTACAATAGTCATAACAGTTTGTGCTTTTGTGATTACTCCTCCTACTGTATTAGATGCAATTCCCTGTACAATTCCGTTGGTTGGTGATTCCAGTGTCTGAAAAGCCAAAATTTTGTTTGCTTTTTCCAGTTTTGAGGTAAGTTCCTGTATTTCTTTATCTTTCTCTACAATATAATTAAGCAGGCTTGTTCTGTAATTTTGTTTCAGATTGTCCATTTCTTTTTCTGCTAATGCAATTTCTTTTTCTGCTTGCTGTATCTTGATTTTCTGTAATTCTATGCTATCTTCTAAATTAAGTGTAGAACTTTTTGCGTTTTGCCATTCCAAAACAGAATTAGTCTGTTGCATATGAGCTTTTGCTGTCTGTGTAGCATATTCTTTTTTTGCTATTGATACAGCATTTTTTGCATTTTCCCAATCTTGTTTTGCTATTGCTCCTGCTTCATATAATTGTTTTTGCATAGTTTCTTCTTTTTCTAAGATAGAAATTTTATTTTCAAGCTTTTTCAACTCCAGAGTTTCTGTCTTCGGAATTTCCGTTACTTCCTTCAGTTCTTTTTCTCTGATTTGATTGATCGGTTTTTGCCTTACCTGACGTCGATATTCCGCTTCGGCAGAGAGCAATCTCTCCTGTGCCTGCTCTTTTTGCAGTTGTAATGCTTCTTGTTTTCCCTTATAATCTAACTCTCTTGATTCACTTAAATGAAGGAGCGTATTTTTCACCTCTTCAGAAATTTGTACTTCTTGTAATTTATCTGTCACATCTTGTCCTTCCAACGTTTTTTGTAGCAGACTTTTTTCAATATATGCTATATTCAAAGCCTTTTGAATTTCATCTTGATCCACTTCTTGTAAAGTGGTATCCATTTCCATTAGAACTTGACCTTTTTTAACATGTTCCCCTTCATCTACACAGATTTCCGTGATAACTCCATCACTCATCGGTTGAACGACTTTAATTCTTCCATCCGGCACAATTTTTCCTCTTGCGACTGCCACCTCATCCACTTTACCAATGATTGACCAAAGTAATACAAAAATAAGAAAATAGAAAATTCCATATATGATGCGTTTTCCTATTTTGCTTGATGGTCTTTCAATAATTTCCAGTGCTGACGGAAGAAATTCATATTGCAACTCTTCATCTATTTTCTGTTCTTGTGTGTTGACATAGCGATGATACTTTGTTTTGTATTTTACTCTCTGTTTTTGAAAATACTCTTTCATTCGTTGTATTCTATTATTTTGCAAAATAGTGAATATATATCTTCTAATTTTGCCCATTATTTACAACCCCTTTTCTTGTTGTGTATGAAGATAGTAGTATAGTCCTTTTTGTGCCAGAAGATTTGCACCGGTATCAAATTCTACCAATTGTCCTTTATCGATTGCCATAATTTTATCTGCATCTTTGATTGTGGAAAGTCTATGTGCAATAATAATTACAGTTCTTCCCTGACATATTTTTTTGAGGTTCTGCTGTATAATACTCTCGGATTCATAATCAAGCGCGGAAGTTGCTTCATCAAATATAAGGATTCTCGGATTGCTGAGCAATGCTCTTGCGATGGCGATTCTCTGTTTTTGTCCTCCGGATAATCCGGTTCCGTTCTCTCCTACCATGGTATTATATCCATTTGGAAATTCCAATATAAAATCATGTGCCCCCGCTATTTTTGCAATTTCTATGATTTCTTCCATGCTTGCTCCGGGTTTGTGCACACTGATATTTTCTTTAATGGTTGCATTGAACAGGAAGTTTTCTTGCAAAACAACTCCTATCTGTCTTCTAAGCCACGACGGATCTACTAAAGAAATATCTGCTCCGTCTATCAAAATTTTTCCCATTTCCGGAATATATAGCCGTTGAATAAGTTTGGAAATGGTTGATTTTCCGCTTCCTGATCGTCCGACGATTCCTACAATTTCTCCGGGATTTATGGTAAAACTCATATCCCGAATAACTTCACTGCTTTGGACATCATAACGAAATCTGACTTTTTCAAATCGAATTTCTCCTTTAATTTCAGGAAGGGATACTTTGGACGGATCGACACTCGGTTCACTTTTACTGTTAAAAATATCCCCCAACCGTTCAATAGAAATTCCTGTTTGTTGAAACTCTTGCCATACTTGTACCAACCTAAGAACAGGTCCGCTCACTCTGGAGGAAAGCATCCGAAAGGCAATGAGTTGGCCAACAGACAATTGATTATCGATAACAAGTTTTGCACCAAAATACAATACCAGAATATCGAATGTTTTTTGGATGAATTGTCCGATTGCTCCCGCATTACCTGCTAATACTGATGTCTTGAAACTACATTTGATATACTCCGCTTGAAAATCTTCCCATTTTCTTTGAATTTTTGGTTCAAGTGCAAATGCTTTAATTGTCTGAACACCTGTTACGCTTTCTACAAGGTAGGATTGTGCATGTGCTCCTGTATTGAATCTCTCTTCCAATCTTGTTCGAAATATAGGTGTTACAACTGCTGAAAGAAGTACAAATAACGGCATAGATAATATAACAATCCATGTTAGGGTAGTACTGTAGAAAAACATTACTATGATGTAGACAATGATGAACGCAGTATCTAACAATGTATTCAGTGGTGCTCCGGTCAAAAATTGTCGTATCGTCTCCAATTCTCTTACTCTTGCGATAGTATCTCCAACCCTTCTAATTTCAAAATATCGAAAAGGAAGGGAAAAAAGATGTTTGAACAGTCGTGCACTGAGCAACACATCTATTTTGGATGCCGTGTCAGTAAAAACATAGTTTTTAGCAATACTCATTATTGTCTCAAAGATTCCTATCACAACTAAAGCAATTGCAAGTACATTCAACGTATTCATCGCATTGTGTACCAACACCTTATCGATAACTACCTGTATCATCATCGGGGTGAATATCCCAAGGATTTGTATGGTAAGTGCTGCAACAAGTACTTGCAGAAATTGTTGTTTGTATTTGATAATATCGGGTAAAAACCACTTCAGTCCGAATTTTACATCTGCATTTTTCCAATATTTTTTGGTAAATAGAACTATCTTATGATTCCAAAGCTGTTCAAATTCTTCTCTTTGTAAGATGACAGGGGCTTGTTTGTCAGGAAATAGACAAAGTACTTTTTCGCGATCCGCTTTTGCTATCATAAAAAAAGTATTATCTTGTTTTTGAATGATTGCAGGTAATACCATTTTTTCTATTTCTTCATATGTAATCTGTGCAATTTTGGATTTCAGTTTGATTTCTTGTGCCGCCTTCACAATATCATAAATCTCCATCTTCTCCTCAATCGCCAGAGCATGTCTGATTTGATTGGCATTGACATCAATCTCATGATATTTTGCAATGGAAAGAAAGCACTCCATTCCTGTATCCAAAGCCCCATCCATTTCTATATCTCGTTGATACTGTTGTTCCAAACTCAAAATGTATTCCTCCTGTATATTTTTGGATTGTTTTGCCTAATCTTTCAATTAAATCCCTGTAAATACAATAAAGAGGATGCAAATTTCTCTTACTTTTCTACTCTTATCATTCTGTTTTTTTGAAGAGAAATTTGCAGTTTCCCCTATTGTATCCTTCTCTTTATTCCATCCCTTTTCTTTTTTATGTTTCTGTTCTTAATTCTCCGGTAATCGGTTTTTGTTACCGGTTATTTTGTGATAAAAGCATTGTTGCCAACACTTGCTTATCTGTAATTTCATCTTTGTTTTGCAAGTACAAGCAATATATTTTTCTTCAAACACCTTCAGTTACATTTGTTTTGCCCAGAAGTTTTGTACAACTGCTTCTACTTCTGTCGGTCTTTCTTCTATTGCTTTGCTCCAAGATATTCCTTTTTCCTGACTGAAGCTTGCCATGGCTTGAATTAAAAGATCAATCTGTCTTGATGTTATCATACTTTTTTCTTCTCCATGGAACTCTTCTATCTTATAACTGTCAGATGAATACCAATTTTTTACCGTAACACTGTCTTCTCTTCCTGCTATGGTCATTCTCATATCATTTCCATCTTTTTCAAATATGGTATGAAGCATATCACTTGCTGTGATTACTTTATCTTGTGAACCGTTTTCATCAAAGATGGTATCGTTACCGTCTCCTTTATGGAATATATAGGTATCTCCTCCATATCCGCCGTTTAGATAATCGTTTCCCTTTCCTCCTTCTAAGATATCATTTCCTCTTCCGGATCTGATTTCGTCGTTTCCTTCTCCTCCATATACGATATTGTTTCCATCACCTGCATGGATTCTGTCATTCCCAGCTCCGGCAAATATTTTATCGTCTGTGGAATAGGTGTTGATGGTATTGTCTTTCTCATCTCCATAGTATTCAAACGGCTGTTTCATCATTTCTTCATAAGTCATTACTTCTCCGTTGGCAAAATGAATTTCTTCTATTTGCCAATCATTTGAATGCGCATTCTTGATTGTGACTTTGTCTTCACTTCCTTTTACTTTGATTGTAACATCTGAGTTGTTTTCTTTTGTGAAGATTACGTCTTCTCGATTGATGTCTGTAAATACTATTTTGTCTACTACACTATGACTATTATCTGAATTGTTTTCATCTACTATGTCTTGTCCGTCTCCTCGACTGAAGATATAGGTGTCTGCTCCATAATATCCTTGCAGATAATCGTTTCCTTTTCCTCCAACTAAAGTATCATTTCCTCTTCCGGATCTGATTTCGTCGTTTCCTTCTCCTCCATATACGATATTGTTTCCATCACCTGCATGGATTCTGTCATTCCCGGCTCCGGCAAATATTTTATCGTCTGTGGAATAGGTGTTGATGGTATTGTCTTTCTCATCTCCATAGTATTCAAACGGCTGTTTCATCATTTCTTCATAAGTCATTACTTCTCCGTTGGCAAAATGAATTTCTTCTATTTGCCAATCATTTGAATGCGCATTCTTGATTGTGACTTTGTCTTCACTTCCTTTTACTTTGATTGTAACATCTGAGTTGTTTTCTTTTGTGAAGATTACGTCTTCTCGATTGATGTCTGTAAATACTATTTTGTCTACTACACTATGACTATTATCTGAATTGTTTTCATCTACTATGTCTTGTCCGTCTCCTCGACTGAAGATATAGGTGTCTGCTCCATAATATCCTTGCAGATAATCGTTTCCTTTTCCTCCAACTAAAGTATCATTTCCTCTTCCGGATCTGATTTCGTCGTTTCCTTCTCCTCCATATACGATATTGTTTCCATCTCCTGCATGGATTCTGTCATTCCCGGCTCCGGCAAATATTTTATCGTCTGTGGAATAGGTGTTGATGGTATTGTCTTGCTCGTCTCCATAGTACTCAAACGGTTGTTTCATCATTTCTTCATAAGTCATTACTTCTCCGTTGGCAAAATGAATTTCTTCGATTGCATGATATGGATTGTTGCCGTATTTGATTTTAATTTTGTCGTTACTGTTTTTAACTAAAATGGTAATGTCTTTTTCGCTTTCTCTACTGAAGATGACATCTTCTCTGTTAATGTCTTTGAATATCAGCTTGTCGACTCCTTCATATCCTCCGCTATAATCTTCTATGGTGTCTTGTCCGTCTCCCCGACTGAATACATAGGTATCTCCTCCATATCCACCGTTTAGATGGTCGTTGCCTTTTCCTCCTTCTAAGATATCGTTTCCACTTCCGGATCTGATTTCGTCGTTTCCTTCTCCTCCATATACGATATTGTTTCCATCTCCTGCATGGATTCTGTCATTCCCGGCTCCGGCAAATATTTTATCGTCTGTGGAATAGGTGTTGATGGTATTGTCTTGCTCGTCTCCATAGTACTCAAACGGTTGTTTCATCATTTCTTCATAAGTCATTACTTCTCCGTTGGCAAAATGAATTTCTTCGATTGCATGATATGGATTGTTGCCGTATTTGATTTTAATTTTGTCGTTACTGTTTTTAACTAAAATGGTAATGTCTTTTTCGCTTTCTCTACTGAAGATGACATCTTCTCTGTTAATGTCTTTGAATATCAGCTTGTCGACTCCTTCATATCCTCCGCTATAATCTTCTATGGTGTCTTGTCCGTCTCCCCGACTGAATACATAGGTATCTCCTCCATATCCACCGTTTAGATGGTCGTTGCCTTTTCCTCCTTCTAAGATATCTGCTCCGTTTGTCCCTTCAAGGTAATCATCACGATCAGTTGGAGTGTTTACGATACTCTTAATTTGGTCATAGGTAAGACTGCTTCCATCGTGGAATTGTACTTTGTCTATGGTTCTATTGTTCCATTGGTTTTTTATGGTGATCTTGTCTTCTGTTCCAACAATGCTCATCACAATATCTTCTCTGCTGACACGGGTGAATACCACTTTGTCTTTGCTAATTCCTTCTCCTAATATCAGGGTGTTGTTTCCTGAATAGTCTGTGATGATATCACTTCCGTCACCTTTATTGTAGTAGTAGGTGTCGTTTCCATATCCTCCGTCTAGGATATCGTCGCCTTTGCCTCCTGTAATTTGATCTTGTCCGTCATATCCATGGATGGTGTCGCTTTCTTGACTTCCTACTAATATATCATCGGTGTATGCTCCTTGTAACAAGTGTTCTTTTATACTATTTTGATTGGTTGTATCTAACATTTCTTGGAAGGCTATGATTTGATTGTTTCCATACACAATTTGTTCTATGGTGCTGTTTGCATTGGCGAATTGATTTTTTACGATAATTTTGTCATTTCCGGCTTTGAATGTGATTTCCAAGTCATTTCCTTTTCTGTTTAGGATGATGTCTTCTTTTTTGATATCTTTATCCAGTTGTATTTTATCTATATTTTGGGTGTTGTAATCATATTCTTCTATCGTATCTATTCCGTCACCTTTGTGGAATAGATAAGTATCTGCTCCATACCCTCCGTTTAGATAATCGTCT
Coding sequences within it:
- the gpmA gene encoding 2,3-diphosphoglycerate-dependent phosphoglycerate mutase, whose product is MSYKLVLVRHGESEWNKLNLFTGWMDVDLSENGHQEAIEAGQLLKEEGFRFDVCYTSYLKRAIHTANHILQELDEEWIPVHKSWKLNERHYGKLQGLNKAETTEKYGKEKVLEWRRSYDIRPPYLTEEDEKNPANQVPYKNVNKDELPLAECLKDCVARVIPYYKETVKKDMTDGKQVIVVAHGNSLRSLVKYLDNVSDEEIVGINIPTGIPLVYELDKDFKPIKHYYLGDPAEVEAKMNAVKNQANVKK
- a CDS encoding HlyD family type I secretion periplasmic adaptor subunit, which translates into the protein MGKIRRYIFTILQNNRIQRMKEYFQKQRVKYKTKYHRYVNTQEQKIDEELQYEFLPSALEIIERPSSKIGKRIIYGIFYFLIFVLLWSIIGKVDEVAVARGKIVPDGRIKVVQPMSDGVITEICVDEGEHVKKGQVLMEMDTTLQEVDQDEIQKALNIAYIEKSLLQKTLEGQDVTDKLQEVQISEEVKNTLLHLSESRELDYKGKQEALQLQKEQAQERLLSAEAEYRRQVRQKPINQIREKELKEVTEIPKTETLELKKLENKISILEKEETMQKQLYEAGAIAKQDWENAKNAVSIAKKEYATQTAKAHMQQTNSVLEWQNAKSSTLNLEDSIELQKIKIQQAEKEIALAEKEMDNLKQNYRTSLLNYIVEKDKEIQELTSKLEKANKILAFQTLESPTNGIVQGIASNTVGGVITKAQTVMTIVPENTPLVIEAYLNNKDIGFVRQGQEVRVKLDAFSYQKYGTIDGIITKVSPDAYEDEKMGLVYKISIQMKKTALKVEGEEVKLSPGMAVVAEIKTGKRRIIEFFMEPVLRSLDESITLK
- a CDS encoding type I secretion system permease/ATPase, whose protein sequence is MSLEQQYQRDIEMDGALDTGMECFLSIAKYHEIDVNANQIRHALAIEEKMEIYDIVKAAQEIKLKSKIAQITYEEIEKMVLPAIIQKQDNTFFMIAKADREKVLCLFPDKQAPVILQREEFEQLWNHKIVLFTKKYWKNADVKFGLKWFLPDIIKYKQQFLQVLVAALTIQILGIFTPMMIQVVIDKVLVHNAMNTLNVLAIALVVIGIFETIMSIAKNYVFTDTASKIDVLLSARLFKHLFSLPFRYFEIRRVGDTIARVRELETIRQFLTGAPLNTLLDTAFIIVYIIVMFFYSTTLTWIVILSMPLFVLLSAVVTPIFRTRLEERFNTGAHAQSYLVESVTGVQTIKAFALEPKIQRKWEDFQAEYIKCSFKTSVLAGNAGAIGQFIQKTFDILVLYFGAKLVIDNQLSVGQLIAFRMLSSRVSGPVLRLVQVWQEFQQTGISIERLGDIFNSKSEPSVDPSKVSLPEIKGEIRFEKVRFRYDVQSSEVIRDMSFTINPGEIVGIVGRSGSGKSTISKLIQRLYIPEMGKILIDGADISLVDPSWLRRQIGVVLQENFLFNATIKENISVHKPGASMEEIIEIAKIAGAHDFILEFPNGYNTMVGENGTGLSGGQKQRIAIARALLSNPRILIFDEATSALDYESESIIQQNLKKICQGRTVIIIAHRLSTIKDADKIMAIDKGQLVEFDTGANLLAQKGLYYYLHTQQEKGL
- a CDS encoding calcium-binding protein; the encoded protein is MKELSLEMKERIVEEILNEFRQGNAINGTFLIKKIFAITNNDLGEDVEKIIGMLEDSLDNSIYYIMETYSEQLLTPGEYEAVNELQDFIDAVNYVKIAYDLILTSKDCMELKKMEKDFLELEKECKKDPDNQEKYELLQRQRSEKIKKENDIVGTLLGIPISFIKKFPGFGTYAACTLEGGLLCLDKGTELLIRHREQLEDSLRDILKGTGIIISLDAESSREIFRQRDIFNFISRSKLSKENKRMQESQEKFKKAWDDMKKVAGKVGEKIKDIVKGTEGKINDNGVEKIKDAQGDVTRPYDPLVVDLNHNGFDLHSVENGVYFDLDNNGTKEKTSWVDKQDGFLVMDQNGNGKIDTGAELFGEKVLLKNGQYSDGAIDVLSEFDENGDGIIDDKDSVFDKLMIWQDLNHNGISEEGELKTLKEHHIVGLKLTDIQSHQRNIAGSTLRKSMTYIYEETVTNEKGEEIKSQKEGTIGEFLLAKDNIDTHDTEQGQDMLSQLDLSKEDEAALYHTVKNLPDIRSFGRFKRLHNAMVLDKSGVLVGLVQQFQNSKNSAERENLLEQILLFMADATDVDASTKGQYANAKHIKVLEHVFDNPLREGVLDKRLGQTYEDAYHDIKSVYYTTLSMQTSLKDMQEFFLSKENKLINIALLNKYLELQLLQDKENSEFLFEETTKVLMYLDSLGIEGFEQFKHHFGSLSTRYFHKFAELNVKQYRENTDNTTTYLYTKGVTIHAGDGNNIIQGTFNGPSGNDYIYAGKGNDMIYGGTGSDTYFFEKGDGNDTIKESINAKDTNIVVFGKGIKKENLQIRRLNHHDVKITIKGTDDSLTIQGQIQNNEKGAIDEFFFFDGERMTYKELKESANQITTGDDFIETTNDNDEIDLLSGDDTVYTKSGKDTIHGNAGADTIYAGEGDDILYGDEGSDKLYGENGEDTLIGGTGDDYLNGGYGADTYLFHKGDGIDTIEEYDYNTQNIDKIQLDKDIKKEDIILNRKGNDLEITFKAGNDKIIVKNQFANANSTIEQIVYGNNQIIAFQEMLDTTNQNSIKEHLLQGAYTDDILVGSQESDTIHGYDGQDQITGGKGDDILDGGYGNDTYYYNKGDGSDIITDYSGNNTLILGEGISKDKVVFTRVSREDIVMSIVGTEDKITIKNQWNNRTIDKVQFHDGSSLTYDQIKSIVNTPTDRDDYLEGTNGADILEGGKGNDHLNGGYGGDTYVFSRGDGQDTIEDYSGGYEGVDKLIFKDINREDVIFSRESEKDITILVKNSNDKIKIKYGNNPYHAIEEIHFANGEVMTYEEMMKQPFEYYGDEQDNTINTYSTDDKIFAGAGNDRIHAGDGNNIVYGGEGNDEIRSGSGNDILEGGKGNDHLNGGYGGDTYVFSRGDGQDTIEDYSGGYEGVDKLIFKDINREDVIFSRESEKDITILVKNSNDKIKIKYGNNPYHAIEEIHFANGEVMTYEEMMKQPFEYYGDEQDNTINTYSTDDKIFAGAGNDRIHAGDGNNIVYGGEGNDEIRSGRGNDTLVGGKGNDYLQGYYGADTYIFSRGDGQDIVDENNSDNSHSVVDKIVFTDINREDVIFTKENNSDVTIKVKGSEDKVTIKNAHSNDWQIEEIHFANGEVMTYEEMMKQPFEYYGDEKDNTINTYSTDDKIFAGAGNDRIHAGDGNNIVYGGEGNDEIRSGRGNDTLVGGKGNDYLQGYYGADTYIFSRGDGQDIVDENNSDNSHSVVDKIVFTDINREDVIFTKENNSDVTIKVKGSEDKVTIKNAHSNDWQIEEIHFANGEVMTYEEMMKQPFEYYGDEKDNTINTYSTDDKIFAGAGNDRIHAGDGNNIVYGGEGNDEIRSGRGNDILEGGKGNDYLNGGYGGDTYIFHKGDGNDTIFDENGSQDKVITASDMLHTIFEKDGNDMRMTIAGREDSVTVKNWYSSDSYKIEEFHGEEKSMITSRQIDLLIQAMASFSQEKGISWSKAIEERPTEVEAVVQNFWAKQM